A window of Patescibacteria group bacterium contains these coding sequences:
- the mrdA gene encoding penicillin-binding protein 2 codes for MRDPFQIKNSLNFDSRATNSDYGSDWDVDPFFSSKSSRPDIKKPFYKHQKIRWLYFVVLGVFIVLISRTFFLQIVQGNSLKAAAEENRYRINITRAPRGVIYDSKKQMLVKNVPSFDATIIPADLPLEKNTDTGERECKEKCQKVYSLLKDILKISNDDFNEALKKIDYTSYEVLLVKENVSRDETLIINSRDAELPGVIIEKNPIRDYQFSSTFAHLMGYIGKITSEELDQKQNAPKKYLLNDYIGKQGLELSYEETLKGINGQQQVEVDSTGRVKKIVKQEEPQAGNDLVLSIDKDFQIQLEKSLKSGAEVTGSKKAAAVAMNPQNGEILGYVSLPTFDNNLFAKGISEKDYRQIANDENKPLLDRIIDGVYPPASTIKPVVASAALTEGLINENTTVEDKGSITVRNKYNSDIIYNFVGWNPQGLGPVNIYSAIAESSDIYFYYVGGGFEEFQGLGEKKLEEYYKKFGLGAQTGIDLPNEAEGLIPTPSWKEKAKNEVWYLGDTYHMAIGQGDVLATPLQVANWTAIVANGGTFYKPHLVKKIIDNKQNMISEVESRIVRENFIPKGHIETVRRAMKQTVEDGSAKMLQGLKVSSAGKTGTAEHSGSDKNHAWFTVFAPYENPEIVLTVLVEEGIGGESAAVPIAKEVLQWYFNNKTNSN; via the coding sequence ATGCGCGACCCATTTCAAATTAAAAATTCATTAAATTTTGATAGTCGGGCAACAAACTCCGATTATGGATCAGATTGGGATGTTGATCCTTTTTTTTCTTCAAAAAGCTCGCGTCCTGATATCAAAAAACCTTTTTATAAGCATCAAAAAATTAGATGGCTTTATTTTGTTGTACTTGGAGTTTTTATTGTCCTAATTAGTCGAACATTTTTTTTGCAAATTGTTCAAGGAAATTCCTTAAAAGCAGCAGCAGAGGAAAATAGATACAGAATAAATATTACTCGAGCGCCAAGAGGAGTAATTTATGATTCTAAAAAACAAATGCTCGTGAAAAATGTGCCAAGTTTTGATGCAACAATAATTCCAGCAGATTTGCCCTTAGAAAAAAATACGGATACAGGCGAAAGAGAATGTAAAGAAAAATGTCAAAAAGTTTATTCTTTATTAAAAGACATTTTAAAAATATCAAATGATGATTTCAATGAAGCATTAAAAAAAATTGATTATACTTCTTATGAAGTATTATTAGTTAAAGAAAATGTTTCTCGCGATGAAACTTTAATAATAAATTCCAGAGATGCAGAATTGCCAGGAGTCATCATTGAAAAAAATCCAATTCGCGATTATCAATTTTCAAGCACTTTTGCTCATCTCATGGGTTACATTGGAAAAATAACTTCCGAAGAATTGGATCAAAAGCAGAATGCTCCAAAAAAATATTTATTGAACGATTATATCGGAAAACAAGGATTAGAATTATCATACGAAGAAACATTAAAAGGTATTAATGGACAGCAACAAGTTGAAGTTGATTCTACCGGCCGAGTTAAAAAAATTGTTAAACAAGAAGAGCCTCAAGCTGGCAATGATCTTGTTTTAAGTATTGATAAAGATTTTCAAATCCAATTAGAAAAATCTTTAAAATCAGGAGCAGAAGTTACTGGCTCAAAAAAAGCAGCTGCAGTTGCTATGAATCCTCAAAATGGAGAAATATTGGGTTATGTGTCTTTGCCGACATTTGATAATAATTTATTTGCTAAAGGAATTTCTGAAAAAGATTATCGCCAAATTGCTAACGATGAAAATAAACCTTTGCTTGATAGAATAATTGATGGCGTTTATCCGCCAGCTTCAACGATTAAACCAGTTGTTGCATCAGCAGCTTTAACAGAAGGCTTAATTAATGAAAATACAACAGTTGAAGACAAAGGTTCAATTACAGTTAGAAATAAATATAATTCTGATATTATCTATAATTTCGTCGGTTGGAATCCGCAAGGTTTAGGTCCAGTTAATATTTATAGTGCAATTGCGGAATCTTCAGATATCTATTTTTATTATGTTGGTGGCGGTTTTGAGGAATTTCAGGGACTTGGAGAAAAAAAACTCGAAGAATATTACAAAAAATTTGGCCTAGGCGCTCAAACTGGCATTGACTTGCCAAATGAAGCAGAAGGTTTAATTCCAACACCATCTTGGAAAGAAAAAGCAAAAAATGAAGTTTGGTATTTAGGCGACACTTATCATATGGCAATCGGACAAGGTGATGTGCTTGCAACTCCATTGCAAGTTGCAAATTGGACTGCAATTGTTGCTAATGGCGGTACATTTTACAAACCTCATCTTGTTAAAAAGATAATTGATAATAAGCAGAATATGATTAGCGAGGTAGAATCAAGAATTGTTAGAGAAAATTTCATTCCAAAGGGCCATATTGAAACTGTAAGGCGTGCCATGAAACAAACAGTCGAAGATGGTTCAGCAAAGATGTTGCAAGGATTAAAAGTTTCATCTGCAGGTAAAACAGGAACTGCAGAACATAGTGGAAGTGATAAAAACCACGCATGGTTTACTGTTTTCGCTCCTTATGAAAATCCAGAAATAGTTTTGACAGTTTTGGTTGAGGAAGGTATAGGCGGTGAATCTGCAGCAGTACCTATTGCCAAAGAAGTACTTCAGTGGTATTTTAATAACAAGACTAATAGTAACTAG
- the lysS gene encoding lysine--tRNA ligase has translation MQSELRQNRIKKLEEIKALNIDPYPAYAERTNTCQEIINDFDKFKDQKNIIVGRIFLFRPFGKATFAQIGDETGRIQVYFKEENLKKNYDLVRKLDIGDFIQATGTLFLTKTKEKTVQVSNVKLLTKSILPLPEKFHGLKNEEERYRKRYLDLISNKKTFDLFKKRTQFVNSIRSFMQESGFMEVETPTLEHIPGGADATPFVTHHNALDIDLYLRISLELHLKRLIVGGYEKIFEIGKVFRNEGISPQHLQEFTMMEYYWAYATWKDLIGFTENFYTKIINDTFGTLKIKYKDQILDFTTPWKQYDYIELIKDKTGIDLNKANTFEKLIEEIRAKKIEVENVIGYGRLVDNLYKKTVRPSLIQPCFLINQPVAISPLAKKNENNQNTTQRLQVLIAGSELGNGFSELNDPLDQRQRFEQQAKLRKEGDTEAQMMDEDFVEALEYGMPPTAGFGVGIDRLLAILTNSENIRDVIFFPLMRPEKNNLEAKSKPSKYSEVEEVKSMDSVIDRKTAWELLKQNVKTENLIKHCLASEAIMKALAKKLNKPEQAWGITGLVHDLDFDYTKEKPEKHALMTADILNEYEVPEDMIDAIKSHNYENTGITKKTDLDFALSASEQLSGLIVSATLVLPDKKLQSLKPESVLKKMKEKSFARNISREDIQDVEKLGINLDEFVALAIKSMQEINNDLGL, from the coding sequence ATGCAAAGTGAACTTCGCCAAAATAGAATCAAAAAATTAGAAGAAATCAAAGCTTTAAACATTGATCCATATCCAGCATATGCAGAAAGAACAAATACATGTCAGGAAATCATTAACGATTTTGACAAGTTTAAAGACCAAAAAAATATTATAGTTGGTCGTATTTTTTTATTTCGTCCATTTGGCAAAGCAACATTTGCCCAAATTGGCGATGAGACAGGAAGAATCCAAGTTTATTTTAAAGAAGAAAATTTAAAAAAGAATTATGATTTAGTCAGAAAATTAGATATTGGCGATTTTATTCAAGCCACTGGCACATTATTTTTAACTAAAACAAAAGAAAAAACTGTCCAAGTCAGCAATGTAAAATTATTAACAAAATCAATTCTGCCTCTTCCGGAAAAATTTCATGGCTTGAAAAATGAAGAAGAGCGCTATCGCAAAAGATATTTAGATTTAATTTCGAATAAAAAAACTTTTGATTTATTCAAAAAAAGAACTCAATTCGTAAATTCAATTCGAAGCTTTATGCAAGAATCAGGTTTTATGGAAGTTGAAACTCCGACATTAGAGCATATTCCAGGCGGTGCAGACGCAACTCCATTCGTTACTCATCATAATGCATTAGACATCGATTTGTATTTACGCATTTCACTTGAGCTTCACTTAAAAAGATTAATTGTCGGCGGCTATGAAAAGATTTTTGAAATTGGCAAAGTTTTTCGTAATGAAGGAATTTCGCCTCAACATTTACAAGAATTCACAATGATGGAATATTATTGGGCTTATGCAACTTGGAAGGATCTAATTGGTTTTACTGAAAATTTTTACACCAAAATTATTAATGACACTTTTGGAACATTAAAAATAAAATACAAAGATCAAATTTTGGATTTTACAACTCCATGGAAACAATATGATTACATAGAATTAATAAAAGACAAAACTGGTATTGATTTAAACAAAGCAAATACTTTTGAAAAACTGATCGAAGAAATTAGAGCCAAAAAAATAGAAGTTGAAAATGTAATTGGCTATGGCAGATTAGTTGATAATCTTTACAAAAAAACAGTTAGACCAAGTTTAATTCAGCCATGCTTTTTAATTAATCAGCCTGTTGCAATTTCTCCATTAGCCAAAAAGAATGAAAATAATCAAAATACAACACAGCGTTTGCAAGTTTTAATTGCAGGCAGTGAATTAGGTAACGGTTTTTCAGAATTAAACGATCCATTAGATCAAAGACAAAGATTCGAGCAACAAGCAAAATTACGTAAAGAAGGGGACACAGAAGCGCAAATGATGGATGAAGATTTTGTTGAAGCTTTGGAATATGGCATGCCTCCAACTGCTGGTTTTGGTGTTGGCATTGATCGTTTATTAGCCATTCTTACAAATTCAGAAAATATTAGAGATGTAATTTTCTTTCCACTAATGCGTCCCGAAAAAAATAATTTAGAAGCAAAGTCCAAGCCTTCAAAATATTCAGAAGTTGAAGAAGTGAAATCAATGGATTCAGTTATTGACCGCAAAACAGCTTGGGAGTTATTAAAGCAAAATGTTAAAACAGAAAATTTAATTAAGCATTGTTTGGCATCAGAGGCAATCATGAAAGCTTTAGCCAAAAAATTAAATAAACCAGAACAAGCTTGGGGAATTACTGGTCTTGTTCATGATTTAGATTTTGATTATACAAAAGAAAAGCCAGAAAAACATGCTTTGATGACAGCCGATATTTTAAATGAATATGAGGTACCAGAAGATATGATTGATGCAATTAAATCGCATAATTATGAAAATACCGGCATCACCAAAAAAACAGATTTAGATTTTGCTTTGTCGGCATCAGAACAGCTTAGCGGTTTAATTGTTTCTGCCACTCTAGTCTTGCCAGACAAAAAATTGCAATCATTAAAACCAGAATCAGTTCTGAAAAAAATGAAAGAAAAATCTTTTGCTAGAAATATCAGCAGAGAAGATATTCAAGATGTAGAAAAATTAGGAATTAATTTAGATGAATTTGTTGCTTTAGCTATCAAGTCAATGCAAGAAATCAATAATGATTTAGGATTATAA
- a CDS encoding bifunctional 5,10-methylenetetrahydrofolate dehydrogenase/5,10-methenyltetrahydrofolate cyclohydrolase, translating to MLINGTQSARKILSNIQRKVTILKQQGRHLKMAVVLVGEDKASLSFIRKKEESCKKIGINFELFKFQADIDTLSLAQKIKIIQEDPRLSALVIQLPLPPKINTRQVLEMIDPRLDVDCLTSHNLGKLAAGIYKILPPTPAAILHLIKEYNINLLRKHIVIVGKGELVGKPLGILLTQDQNTLTICTKFTRNLGNYTRQADVIITAVGKPNLITGDMVKDNVIILDAGTSYKGKKLYGDVNFKQVSEKAKMITPVPGGIGPVTVAKLLENILILANL from the coding sequence ATGCTAATCAACGGAACACAATCTGCTCGAAAAATCCTTTCCAATATTCAAAGAAAGGTTACTATTTTGAAACAGCAAGGCCGACATTTAAAAATGGCTGTTGTTTTAGTTGGCGAAGATAAAGCTTCTTTGAGTTTTATTAGAAAAAAAGAAGAATCCTGCAAAAAAATCGGCATTAATTTTGAATTATTTAAATTTCAAGCCGATATTGATACTTTAAGTCTTGCTCAAAAAATTAAAATTATTCAAGAAGATCCGAGATTATCAGCTTTAGTCATTCAGCTTCCATTGCCTCCAAAAATCAATACTCGCCAAGTTTTAGAGATGATCGATCCAAGACTTGATGTCGATTGTTTGACTTCACATAATTTAGGAAAATTAGCTGCTGGTATTTACAAAATTTTACCTCCGACTCCAGCTGCGATTCTACATCTCATTAAAGAATATAATATTAATTTATTAAGAAAACATATTGTAATAGTTGGAAAAGGCGAGTTAGTAGGAAAGCCATTAGGAATTTTGCTTACTCAGGACCAAAATACTTTAACAATTTGCACAAAATTTACTAGAAACTTAGGAAATTATACAAGACAAGCTGATGTCATAATTACAGCTGTTGGAAAGCCGAATTTAATCACTGGCGATATGGTCAAAGACAATGTTATAATTTTAGATGCTGGCACAAGCTATAAAGGCAAAAAACTTTACGGCGATGTCAATTTCAAACAAGTTTCAGAAAAAGCAAAAATGATTACTCCAGTACCTGGTGGAATTGGACCAGTCACTGTTGCAAAATTATTAGAGAATATTTTAATATTAGCTAATTTATAG
- the greA gene encoding transcription elongation factor GreA, with product MTPFYITKEGLEDLKKQLITLKSSKRKEVAARLKRALEQGDLSENAEYQDAKDEQAWTEGKIAELDSKIKNAQIISKDRNGNISIGSQIKIKNGGRALEYTIVGSQEANPAEGKISNESPIGMAFLGHKKGERVKVQTPDGFIEYKILQVS from the coding sequence ATGACACCATTTTACATTACAAAAGAAGGTCTAGAAGATTTGAAAAAACAATTAATAACATTAAAAAGCTCAAAAAGAAAAGAAGTTGCAGCTCGTCTTAAACGTGCTTTAGAACAAGGCGATTTATCTGAAAATGCAGAATATCAAGATGCCAAAGACGAACAAGCTTGGACAGAAGGAAAGATTGCAGAGCTTGATTCCAAAATTAAAAATGCTCAAATTATTTCTAAAGACAGAAATGGCAATATTTCTATTGGTTCACAAATCAAGATAAAAAATGGCGGTCGCGCTTTAGAATACACAATTGTTGGTTCACAAGAAGCCAATCCAGCAGAAGGTAAGATTTCCAATGAATCACCAATCGGCATGGCATTTTTAGGCCACAAAAAAGGTGAGCGTGTTAAAGTTCAGACACCTGATGGATTTATCGAATATAAAATTTTGCAGGTTAGCTAG